One Gimesia aquarii DNA segment encodes these proteins:
- a CDS encoding ankyrin repeat domain-containing protein, which yields MNRSQPDSLWSLMHIACENQNESLIRALFTADSGLLNTRAACGYPPIFQALDIDIDGAIQSGHPMTFETTRLMLELGADPNLKDQKQRTLRELAQVYGELVVNEFDNWIASLLD from the coding sequence GTGAATCGATCACAACCAGATTCATTATGGTCGTTGATGCACATTGCTTGTGAGAATCAAAATGAATCTTTAATTCGTGCTCTTTTTACAGCAGACAGCGGCTTGCTGAATACGAGAGCTGCCTGTGGTTATCCACCAATTTTTCAGGCGTTAGACATCGACATAGACGGTGCAATACAATCAGGGCATCCTATGACATTTGAAACAACTAGGCTAATGCTGGAATTGGGCGCTGATCCGAATTTAAAAGATCAGAAACAACGGACGCTGAGAGAATTGGCTCAAGTATATGGTGAGTTAGTCGTTAACGAATTCGATAACTGGATTGCATCACTTTTAGATTAA